From a region of the Corallococcus silvisoli genome:
- a CDS encoding S-methyl-5'-thioadenosine phosphorylase, with protein MSSSNKPVLGIIGGSGLYQIDGLTDVSWRRVSSPFGETSDEFCFGRIGDQPVVFLPRHGRGHRIPPSELNFRANIDALKRSGVTDILSVSAVGSLREDLPPGTFVVVDQFVDRTFARVKSFFSAGLVAHVSMARPVCSRLGDAVMAACEGLDLKVVRGGTYLVMEGPQFSTLAESKLYRQWGCDVIGMTNMPEAKLAREAEICYASVSMVTDYDCWHPDHDAVTVDQVVAVLLGNAGKARGLVKNIAPLVGQHAGPCRSGCQTALDHAIMTSPDVRDPALVDKLSAVAGRVLKR; from the coding sequence ATGTCGAGTTCCAACAAGCCCGTGCTGGGCATCATCGGCGGCAGCGGCCTGTATCAGATTGATGGCCTGACGGATGTCTCGTGGCGCCGGGTGTCGTCGCCCTTCGGTGAGACGTCGGACGAGTTCTGCTTCGGGCGCATCGGCGACCAGCCGGTGGTGTTCCTGCCGCGCCACGGCCGGGGGCACCGCATCCCGCCGTCGGAGCTGAACTTCCGGGCCAACATCGACGCGCTCAAGCGCAGCGGCGTGACGGACATCCTGTCCGTCTCCGCGGTGGGCAGCCTGCGCGAGGACCTGCCCCCGGGCACCTTCGTGGTGGTGGATCAGTTCGTGGACCGGACCTTCGCGCGCGTGAAGAGCTTCTTCTCCGCGGGGCTGGTGGCGCACGTGTCGATGGCCAGACCCGTGTGCTCGCGCCTGGGCGACGCGGTGATGGCGGCGTGCGAGGGCCTGGACCTCAAGGTCGTGCGCGGCGGCACGTACCTGGTGATGGAGGGGCCGCAGTTCTCCACGCTGGCGGAGAGCAAGCTGTACCGGCAGTGGGGCTGTGATGTGATTGGCATGACGAACATGCCGGAGGCCAAGCTCGCCCGGGAAGCGGAGATCTGCTACGCGAGCGTGTCGATGGTCACGGACTACGACTGCTGGCACCCGGACCACGACGCGGTGACGGTGGACCAGGTGGTGGCGGTGCTCCTGGGCAACGCGGGCAAGGCGCGCGGGCTGGTGAAGAACATCGCGCCGCTCGTGGGCCAGCATGCGGGCCCGTGCCGGAGCGGCTGCCAGACGGCGCTGGACCACGCCATCATGACCTCGCCCGACGTGCGCGACCCGGCCCTGGTGGACAAGCTCTCCGCGGTGGCGGGCCGCGTCCTCAAGCGCTGA
- a CDS encoding 1,2-dihydroxy-3-keto-5-methylthiopentene dioxygenase — MSNLIVYKDHQPEAPLGVFTDVADIGRELKTIGVRFERVDASVELPDNAGQEEVLAAYQHVVDAEKKAHGYNTVDVARIKPDAPNVEAARQKFLSEHSHTEDEARIMVEGSGCFYLHAGDKVFQVECTRGDLISVPEGMKHWFDMGPRPRFAAIRFFIRPDGWVGHFTGETIADRFPKYAP; from the coding sequence ATGAGCAACCTGATTGTCTACAAGGACCACCAGCCGGAGGCACCGCTGGGCGTCTTCACCGACGTGGCGGACATCGGCCGGGAGCTGAAGACCATTGGCGTGCGCTTCGAGCGCGTGGACGCGTCCGTGGAGCTGCCGGACAACGCGGGCCAGGAGGAAGTGCTCGCGGCCTACCAGCACGTGGTGGACGCGGAGAAGAAGGCCCACGGGTACAACACCGTGGACGTGGCGCGCATCAAGCCGGACGCGCCCAACGTGGAGGCGGCCCGCCAGAAGTTCCTCTCCGAGCACTCCCACACGGAGGACGAGGCGCGCATCATGGTGGAGGGCAGCGGCTGCTTCTACCTGCACGCCGGCGACAAGGTGTTCCAGGTGGAGTGCACCCGGGGCGACCTCATCAGCGTGCCGGAGGGCATGAAGCACTGGTTCGACATGGGGCCCCGGCCCCGCTTCGCCGCCATCCGCTTCTTCATCCGCCCCGACGGCTGGGTGGGCCACTTCACCGGCGAGACCATCGCCGACCGCTTCCCGAAGTACGCGCCGTGA
- the mtnC gene encoding acireductone synthase has translation MSAPVAIVTDIEGTTSSIAFVKDVLFPFARRHLAEYVATHGQDAAVRQCLSDARTLAGEPGLDDVGTVALLQRWLDEDRKATPLKTLQGLLWADGYARGELKGHVHADAARALREWHGAGLRLYVYSSGSIAAQKLIFGYSVEGDLSPLFSGYFDTTTGPKVEAASYTRIAQALALPPKDLLFLSDNVLELDAARQAGFCTACLDRGEVAIPPGHGHPVFHDFTSLDPFARVS, from the coding sequence GTGAGCGCCCCGGTCGCCATCGTCACCGACATCGAAGGCACCACCAGCTCCATCGCCTTCGTGAAGGACGTGCTCTTCCCCTTCGCCCGGAGGCACCTGGCGGAGTACGTCGCGACGCACGGCCAGGACGCCGCCGTGCGCCAGTGCCTGTCCGACGCGCGCACGCTCGCGGGCGAGCCCGGGCTGGACGACGTGGGCACCGTCGCGCTGCTCCAGCGCTGGCTGGACGAGGACCGCAAGGCCACGCCGCTCAAGACGCTCCAGGGCCTCCTCTGGGCGGATGGCTACGCGCGCGGCGAGCTGAAGGGCCACGTGCACGCGGACGCGGCCCGGGCGCTGCGCGAGTGGCACGGCGCGGGCCTGCGCCTGTATGTCTATTCCTCCGGCAGCATCGCCGCGCAGAAGCTGATCTTCGGCTACAGCGTGGAGGGGGACCTGTCGCCGCTGTTCTCCGGCTACTTCGACACCACCACCGGGCCCAAGGTGGAGGCCGCGTCGTACACGCGAATCGCCCAGGCGCTGGCGCTGCCGCCGAAGGACCTCCTGTTCCTCTCCGACAACGTGTTGGAGCTGGACGCGGCCCGGCAGGCGGGCTTCTGCACGGCGTGCCTGGACCGGGGCGAGGTGGCCATCCCCCCGGGCCACGGGCACCCGGTGTTCCACGACTTCACGTCGCTCGACCCGTTCGCGCGCGTGTCCTGA
- a CDS encoding class II aldolase/adducin family protein — MSAAGGHPALREAMVATARRMNTSGLNQGTSGNLSQRVEEGFLLTPSGMNYEAMTPEDVVLMRFDGTHEGRRRPSTEWQLHRDILAARPEVGAVLHAHSMFSTTLACLRRGIPAFHYMVSAAGGTDVRCAEYATFGTPELARHMMAALEGRKACLLANHGMVAVGADLPAAWKLAVEVETLAAMYWRALQVGEPVLLDDAEMARVFEQFRGYGQ; from the coding sequence GTGAGCGCGGCCGGGGGACATCCGGCGCTGCGCGAGGCGATGGTGGCCACCGCGCGGCGGATGAACACGTCCGGGCTGAACCAGGGCACGTCCGGCAACCTGAGCCAGCGGGTGGAGGAGGGCTTCCTCCTCACGCCCTCCGGGATGAACTACGAGGCGATGACGCCGGAGGACGTGGTCCTCATGCGCTTCGACGGCACGCACGAGGGCCGGCGCAGGCCGTCCACGGAGTGGCAGCTGCACCGGGACATCCTCGCGGCGCGGCCGGAGGTGGGCGCGGTGCTGCATGCGCACAGCATGTTCAGCACCACGCTCGCGTGCCTCCGCCGGGGCATCCCGGCCTTCCACTACATGGTGTCCGCGGCGGGCGGCACGGACGTGCGGTGCGCGGAGTACGCCACCTTCGGCACGCCGGAGCTGGCGCGGCACATGATGGCGGCGCTGGAGGGCCGCAAGGCGTGCCTGCTGGCCAATCACGGCATGGTGGCGGTGGGCGCGGACCTGCCCGCCGCCTGGAAGCTGGCGGTGGAGGTGGAGACGCTGGCCGCCATGTACTGGCGCGCGCTCCAGGTCGGGGAACCGGTTTTGCTGGATGACGCGGAAATGGCGCGGGTGTTCGAGCAGTTTCGGGGCTACGGGCAGTAG
- the mtnA gene encoding S-methyl-5-thioribose-1-phosphate isomerase: MKVQGEPMRSIWVEPDGWSVGVIDQTRLPHAFVKVKLTTADAAGHAIRSMLVRGAPLIGATAAYGVCLAMRGDASDAALEQALTMLRATRPTAVNLHWALDGMRQVLAPLKPQERAAAAYRHAAALCDEDVAINRAIGEHALKLFQEAWDKKGRKGRLNVLTHCNAGWLATVDWGTALAPMYLAHDAGLPLHVWVDETRPRNQGAVLTAWELGQHGVAHTVIADNVGGHLMQHGEVDLCIVGTDRTTAHGDVANKIGTYLKALAAKDNGVPFYVALPSPTVDWTIQDGVKQIPIEQRDGAELSDVTGRLPSGDIATVRITPPGSPAANYAFDVTPARLVTALITERGVCPATEEGLLSLFPERRAERSPAT; this comes from the coding sequence ATGAAAGTCCAAGGCGAGCCGATGCGCTCCATCTGGGTCGAGCCCGACGGCTGGAGCGTCGGCGTCATCGACCAGACGCGCCTGCCGCATGCGTTCGTGAAGGTGAAGCTGACCACGGCGGACGCGGCGGGCCACGCCATCCGCAGCATGCTGGTGCGGGGCGCGCCGCTCATCGGCGCCACGGCGGCCTATGGCGTGTGTCTGGCCATGCGGGGGGATGCGTCCGACGCCGCGCTGGAGCAGGCGCTCACGATGCTGCGGGCCACGCGGCCCACGGCGGTGAACCTGCACTGGGCGCTGGACGGGATGCGCCAGGTGCTCGCGCCGCTGAAGCCCCAGGAGCGGGCGGCGGCGGCGTACCGGCACGCGGCCGCGCTGTGCGACGAGGACGTGGCCATCAACCGGGCCATCGGCGAGCACGCGCTGAAGCTGTTCCAGGAGGCGTGGGACAAGAAGGGCCGCAAGGGCCGGCTCAACGTGCTCACGCACTGCAACGCCGGGTGGCTGGCGACGGTGGACTGGGGCACGGCGCTGGCGCCCATGTACCTGGCGCACGACGCGGGCCTGCCGCTCCACGTCTGGGTGGATGAGACGCGCCCGCGCAACCAGGGCGCGGTGCTCACGGCCTGGGAGCTGGGGCAGCACGGCGTCGCGCACACCGTCATCGCGGACAACGTGGGCGGCCACCTGATGCAGCACGGGGAGGTGGACCTGTGCATCGTCGGGACGGACCGCACCACGGCGCACGGGGACGTGGCGAACAAGATCGGCACCTACCTCAAGGCGCTGGCGGCGAAGGACAACGGCGTGCCGTTCTACGTGGCGCTGCCCTCGCCCACGGTGGACTGGACGATTCAGGACGGGGTGAAGCAGATCCCCATCGAACAGCGGGACGGCGCGGAGCTCAGCGACGTGACGGGCCGGCTGCCTTCGGGGGACATCGCCACGGTGCGCATCACCCCGCCCGGGAGCCCCGCGGCCAACTACGCGTTCGACGTGACGCCCGCGCGGCTCGTGACGGCGCTCATCACCGAGCGGGGCGTGTGTCCGGCGACGGAGGAGGGGCTGCTGTCGCTCTTCCCGGAGCGGCGCGCGGAGCGGAGCCCGGCGACGTGA
- a CDS encoding alpha/beta hydrolase encodes MHRFRRQLMAFLLVTGMLYLALCALAFAAQRSLIYPAPRSSPEALRARPGFGTVPLATGLQVDRFYLPAPPGAPTVVHFHGNGEQLLGQQGMGQMLGDAGLGFLAVEYPGYGASPGSPSEAGLYASAEAALQLLRDEGVKPEDIVLSGRSLGTGVAVEMARRGYGARMVLVSPYTSMVAMGQRTVPFLPATLLMRDRYQSQDKAPGIPIPVLIIHGEDDDVVPVAMGRELGQRFPHATVVTVPGAGHNDVLEQDGQKEFARLATFALEGG; translated from the coding sequence CATGCTGTACCTCGCGCTGTGCGCACTCGCCTTCGCCGCGCAGCGCTCCCTCATCTACCCCGCGCCGCGCTCGTCGCCGGAGGCGCTGCGGGCGCGGCCTGGGTTCGGCACGGTGCCGCTGGCGACGGGCCTCCAGGTGGATCGCTTCTACCTGCCCGCGCCGCCGGGAGCGCCCACGGTGGTGCACTTCCACGGCAACGGTGAACAGCTCCTGGGACAGCAGGGGATGGGCCAGATGCTGGGGGACGCGGGCCTGGGCTTCCTCGCGGTGGAGTACCCGGGCTACGGCGCGTCGCCGGGCAGTCCGTCGGAGGCGGGCCTGTACGCCTCCGCGGAGGCCGCGCTCCAGCTCCTGCGCGACGAGGGCGTGAAGCCGGAGGACATCGTGCTCAGCGGGCGCAGCCTGGGCACGGGCGTCGCGGTGGAGATGGCGCGGCGCGGGTACGGAGCCCGCATGGTGCTGGTGTCGCCGTACACGTCCATGGTGGCCATGGGCCAGCGCACGGTGCCCTTCCTTCCGGCCACGCTGCTCATGCGCGACCGCTACCAGTCCCAGGACAAGGCCCCCGGCATTCCCATCCCCGTGCTCATCATCCATGGCGAGGACGACGACGTCGTGCCCGTGGCCATGGGCCGGGAGCTGGGGCAGCGCTTCCCCCACGCCACGGTGGTCACGGTGCCGGGCGCGGGCCACAACGACGTGCTGGAGCAAGACGGGCAGAAGGAGTTCGCGCGGCTGGCCACCTTCGCGCTGGAGGGCGGCTGA
- a CDS encoding methylthioribulose 1-phosphate dehydratase encodes MSISPAPAATLSEAAREIVEVGRFLSVRNFVPATSGNFSRRLDARTAAVTRSGVDKGELVEADVLVADIHAPPPKGSSAETPLHLQLYRDRPEAQAVLHTHSVVAALLSNLRLPEGELVLQDFELLKALGDTRTHEAAVSIPIFPNDQDIPRLAGKVTALLEKRTDLVAYLIAGHGLYTWGRSMAEARRHVVALEHLLTYELEKMKVRR; translated from the coding sequence ATGAGCATCAGCCCGGCCCCCGCCGCCACGCTGTCCGAAGCGGCCCGTGAAATCGTCGAAGTGGGCCGCTTCCTCAGCGTGCGCAACTTCGTGCCCGCCACCAGCGGCAACTTCTCCCGCAGGCTGGATGCCCGCACGGCCGCCGTCACGCGCTCCGGCGTGGACAAGGGGGAGCTGGTGGAGGCGGACGTGCTGGTGGCGGACATCCACGCGCCGCCGCCGAAGGGCTCCTCCGCGGAGACGCCCCTGCACCTCCAGCTCTACCGCGACCGGCCGGAGGCCCAGGCCGTGCTGCACACGCACTCCGTGGTGGCCGCGCTCCTGTCCAACCTGCGGCTGCCCGAGGGCGAGCTGGTGCTCCAGGACTTCGAGCTGCTCAAGGCCCTGGGCGACACCCGCACGCACGAGGCGGCGGTGTCCATCCCCATCTTCCCCAACGACCAGGACATCCCCCGGCTGGCCGGGAAGGTGACCGCGCTGCTGGAGAAGCGCACGGACCTGGTCGCGTATCTCATCGCCGGCCACGGGCTCTACACCTGGGGCCGGAGCATGGCCGAGGCGCGGCGCCACGTGGTGGCGCTGGAACACCTGCTGACGTACGAACTCGAGAAGATGAAGGTGCGGCGATGA